In Bermanella sp. WJH001, the following are encoded in one genomic region:
- a CDS encoding GNAT family N-acetyltransferase: protein MRSDPTSLALNTIILKEWQGENFRAVNQFYRRQKHKGSASGDERVFVIEHDSQIIAAVRLVPYEGYYWLRSLYVEQTQQGKKLGSQLLAYLDQHITQPIYCFPYLHLDHFYQQAGYQLIGEDKMPQSILQLYTRYNRKGQGILAMAKNTQ from the coding sequence ATGCGTTCTGACCCTACCTCGCTCGCGTTAAACACAATTATCTTGAAAGAATGGCAAGGGGAAAACTTCCGAGCAGTTAATCAGTTCTATCGCCGTCAAAAACATAAAGGCAGCGCCAGTGGAGATGAACGGGTATTTGTTATTGAACACGACTCGCAAATTATAGCGGCCGTCAGGCTAGTGCCATATGAGGGGTATTATTGGTTACGCAGTTTATATGTTGAGCAAACTCAACAAGGTAAAAAGCTCGGCTCACAATTATTGGCCTATTTAGATCAGCACATTACTCAGCCTATTTATTGTTTTCCCTATTTGCATCTTGATCATTTTTATCAGCAAGCTGGTTATCAGCTCATTGGCGAAGATAAGATGCCACAAAGTATTTTACAGTTGTACACCCGTTATAACCGAAAAGGCCAAGGTATTCTTGCCATGGCAAAAAACACCCAATAA
- a CDS encoding HDOD domain-containing protein: MASILETIATELIDQIKQDTLVLPSLPEVCLRVRDVAEDIESSIPQLAQIISQDAALAARVIKVANSPLVRTPSEVTDLVTAVNRLGINFTSNLAMGLAMEQLFQATSDVVDRRMRSIWQQSSEVASICHVLASHYTKLHPDQAMLAGLIHKIGALPILTYAEDNNALLNDGFALDKLIEKLHPLIGSHILKAWRFPKELLNVPGQYLKFDREISKVDYADLVTVAVLQTHANSEHPYAKLDWSTIQAFDRVGLSPDMDMAEAIDIDDDISGLLS, encoded by the coding sequence ATGGCCAGCATATTAGAAACCATTGCTACTGAACTGATTGATCAAATCAAACAAGACACACTCGTCTTACCCAGCTTGCCTGAGGTGTGCTTACGAGTACGGGATGTCGCAGAAGACATTGAATCCAGCATTCCTCAATTAGCCCAGATCATCAGCCAAGATGCCGCTCTTGCAGCCAGAGTCATTAAGGTGGCAAACAGCCCCCTTGTTCGTACCCCCTCTGAGGTCACCGATTTAGTGACCGCGGTGAATCGGTTAGGCATCAACTTCACATCCAATTTGGCCATGGGTTTAGCGATGGAACAGCTCTTCCAAGCCACCAGTGATGTGGTTGATCGACGCATGCGCAGTATTTGGCAACAAAGCTCAGAGGTGGCATCTATTTGTCATGTGCTGGCGAGCCATTACACCAAGCTTCACCCTGATCAAGCCATGTTAGCCGGATTAATCCATAAAATCGGCGCGCTACCGATTCTCACCTATGCCGAAGACAACAATGCGCTGTTAAACGATGGCTTTGCGTTAGATAAACTTATAGAGAAATTACACCCGTTAATTGGCAGTCATATTCTAAAAGCCTGGCGTTTCCCTAAAGAGTTATTAAATGTGCCGGGACAGTATTTGAAATTCGACCGCGAAATTTCAAAAGTGGATTACGCAGATTTAGTGACCGTGGCCGTCTTACAAACCCATGCCAATAGTGAGCACCCATACGCCAAACTTGATTGGAGCACTATTCAGGCATTTGACCGTGTGGGTCTTTCACCAGATATGGACATGGCCGAGGCCATCGATATAGATGATGATATCTCTGGTTTGCTCTCTTAA
- a CDS encoding succinate dehydrogenase assembly factor 2 → MTAEQLATEKKRLWWHSRRGMLELDVLLLPFLEEAYSDLSEENKAKYRKLLDCEDPDLFKWFMQNGRPEDQDHADIVDIILKRVQPS, encoded by the coding sequence ATGACCGCCGAGCAATTGGCCACAGAAAAGAAACGTCTATGGTGGCACAGCCGTCGTGGCATGTTAGAGCTAGACGTATTATTGCTGCCGTTTCTAGAAGAAGCCTATAGCGATTTAAGCGAAGAAAACAAAGCCAAGTATCGCAAATTGCTGGATTGCGAAGACCCAGATCTATTTAAGTGGTTTATGCAAAACGGTCGCCCAGAAGATCAAGACCATGCCGATATCGTTGATATCATTCTGAAACGTGTACAACCCAGTTAA